ATAGAAGGATCACTTCCTGGTAAAGTTTCTGGACCTCTTAAGTTATACTTTCCCATTCCTAAAAAGAAGCCAGCATTCTGAAATTCAGGACGCTGACTTCTTGGGGAACCTTGCTTCCCCATTAGACCGTTTCCTCTGGCTAAAACTTAAAATATCCAGAGTAGTAACCCGGCACCACAACCGCCATTCTtggtccaaaaaaataaaaaaaaaatggcctgTAATCAAGCCTATAAAAGATAAAGACCTTTAAAATAAGGATTAGAAGCAAATTTTTAAACCAGCACCAACCTCAACTTCTAGGAGcgctttctctctttttctttctaaaaaccGACACACCAACCCATTAGGTCATATGAGGCAGATTCAATTTCAGGGTTTGGTGGCACGTATTgaaatcaaggaaaaaaaaaagatatttgatTGATCAAGAACACCCAAGAATGCATTCAAAGCGAAGCTAAGAAGTGGGTGATAGTAATATACATAAATAGATGAGTGAAAAGCAAGGGATTAgcaaaaaaccaaacaaaacattTGGAACTAACCTTTTAAAACAAGAATCATATTTGGAACAGCTACTGGTTACCAACCAGAACAAACGTCGGTTTTGCGCTCTCTGGGTCTCCATTTCCAAATTAAAATTGTACGAGGAGAGAgcaaagaggaagaaaattcaAGAAATTGCCAAGCAGAGAAGTTGATATGGTCCTCCAGACTTTGATTTGGAATGTCGAgcgttctttttcttttccctggGCAACGCGTCGTGTCTATATATTGTCACGAACAAGACAGACAAAACTATGGCCGGACATAGTCGGGAGAATCGTTGTCATTTTGATTTATCACTCATTACAATATCATACAAGACAAAACTATTTTGTTTTGCTATATATCAATTCGAGAATCGGTCGGATGTGCCTGATAAAGGTCTTGGTGCTCTAATCTCTTATAAAGAACAAATTTGGATGACTTCAACAACAATTTGGAGTCATTCGAAGATGATCTTATCCAATCCTACTCTGACAGTGAGGGCATGCCGCATGCAAGTTTGGCTTCACGGACGGTCAGGTCGAGATGGCCAGCTACGGACAACGAGAGGCACCAGTCTGCTTAAACAAATTGTAGCAGCAACCCAGTATATGGATAGAATAACCACAACAAAATTTGTTTTCAGAAGCTGGGGTGTAGACTGTCATGGACAGCTAGTTCTTCGTGCCCAAGACTGATCCTTGCATGCCTTGCAAATCTCATGAACTCGTACCGCGTACGAAGTACGAACACATCCTCTTGAGTTTGCTCTTATAAACTAGCTTACtattcaaggaaaaaaaaaatataaatgatatttaccgTCGTAGTTATGTAAGTGGCatgtaatcgttttaaaaaaaataaattaatatgaaacttatataaaaaaaattaattttttaatcgtgtacctcactcttttttaaagcgattgcaCGACGTTTATAATTTCActgactgtatgtagtattgctaaaaaaaaaaaaaaaaaaaaagagaaagaggatATAAACTGCcttattttctttcatcttcactggaaaaaggaaagaaatgaacaTTTGAggaaggaaaataatttatgCACATTTAAGATAACGCAAGCCCTTTAAGGATCTAGATTTCAAGGGAATAGATTAAcaaaatattagtaaaataattttatttacttgATATATGACAAAGTAGGACTACTATAGGAAAGCTCGCTCTCGCTAGCTAACATATAAATCTATTTTGAATAACAAGTCTTCATGTGAATATCTTCCTGACCAGGCCAGACCGAATCCGCTCACATACCTCATTTGATGAAAGAACTCTAGTCTAGTCAGCGTCCTCGAAGTGGTGGCTTGCCTGCCAACcatgcttaatttcccttctgGCTCCCTCAAAACTATACTAGCTCCTCGCGGGTCACCCTGTGGAGCAAATGATCAAGATCGGAATCTCATGTGAATGGCTACCTTCATTCTTTTGCTGTTTAGATAATGGTAATTTAACATGATAGTAAAACCGTCAGCCTACATGAAGTGACTCTGTCCAGCTACAAAAATATTAGGAATGCGAAAATGGCTTTACGAGATTTAAACGAGATATAGGAAATGAAGTCAGGAGGAGCATGTTGAATTGTTCAGTTCCAAATATAATATGGCCACTGGGAACATAGCAAAACATATTTGAGAACAGGCAAACCATGCGGTAGGATGTCTACATTACAACTTGATCCTGAAACCGATCTCGTGCCATTGATGACTAATGGAGCTTTTTCTCATGTTAAAGGTGGGGGGATCAGCAGAATAAGAAAATACAGAAATCTTGCATATTTTCAACGTCCTCTTTTTGACTGAGAAAGGgcaatattactttaaaaataattaaaaatatgacCTTTGTGAATTGtgactactttttttttcctatccattttactattcattttttgttttgctctATCTTCATCCTTCTTTAACATTTAGTATAATCATTGCTTATTTTTTTAGGGAATAAAGTTATATGTATAAGTCGGTATGGATAACATTtagtaaattatttatatgatataatttgatttaaaatataaatttttaaattaattttataaattaaattttattatttaaatgatatagatatagattatatttttttttctaacttaagaataaaataacttgacgagaaaaataattataagactAAATTTGAATGGATGGAGTCACAAATCAATTGGTTGAGAATTTTATCTCCCAACTTTGGGACTGTTGGCAAAGCTCTACGTTCATGGATCTCCTcctctttcttcatttttcttattctaCACTCTCCtttcatttttcctcttttctcttCTACTCTACCTCTCTtcttcctaattttttttttttttttaccttgctCCATTAATTGTTGTGCTGTTCTCACACGTCCCTCGGCAAGGATATCAACATGCATTTTGCTTTATGAAATGGGGTCTTTTGGCATGCCTCATTATTGGTGCATGAGACCCACGTACCATCATTGACATGAATAGTGTTTACACATGGCCTCTTGCATTAATGaactttatattaattattaaaatatcttatattttatattaaatgaatCCCATGTTATGAATAAAACAAAGAATGAAATTCGTTTAGAAAGAGGTACTCATAATTGATCCCAaattcaatagaaaataataaagataattcttaaaataaaaatttatgtatagtcacttttatttatttatttatttttatatattttactaacaTGATtagttgcttcttttttttaatataaaatagttattttaatcaatcacattaataaagtacacaaaaatatgtaaagtaactatacaaaataaattttttttatgagaaatacttttagTCATGAATTCGAGACTAAAAAATgtcttgaaatatttttatttagtgattaaagaagtattttttagtgatattgtgatttttttaaatattaaaaaaaataatgataaaaaatcaaaaaaataattttttttgcccAATTGGGTCTACATCCCTTGGGATGTcgcatgacttttttttttttattattataaatattttacatattttttttaaaggaaaattctgtatgtcatattattattttatttaatgaacttacttatattttattaagtaaaatgAGACATATTTACTACtattgaattattatttattgtatagaaaattttatatattatactattattttatttacattatattaaataagatgtgatatatatattattattattaaataattatttattatatattttattattattaaatgataataaatatattatattatatataatgggaTATAAATAGGATAATAATTTTTTGGTATATAACATTTATCgacgtataatatatatatttttttaaactactgTTTCATTAGTCAAATCAATTACCTTATTAGGACTGTAGCCGTACATgacatgttttgtttttgtatttctttgcgtaggaaagaaagaaaagtagaAAGGAAGGAGATGGTTGGCCAGTCATGTTGACGTCGGCGATGAGTCCAATATTCAAAGTCCAATCTCGTAATTTCGTCAAACAGTAGGGCCCTTTGCTTTGTTCTGCCCCCAACAGCAATGAAGAAAAGAGTTTCGAGGAAAGAAAGGAGGTGGGAATCACATGGGCTTGTTGGTGTCTCTCGCCGgggcctcttcctcctcctcctccacacAATGATCTTCTTCCATATAATCTTCATCGACTGAGAGTTAACAAGAATATTCCGTCCTCTACCTCCGGACATGGCCGATGATAAGGTACTCATCGTTTCGAATTCCCCGGTACaaagaaaatttcttttattttgatcgTTTGGGTTTGAGAAAAACCGGAGGATAAGCTGGTTTGTTGTTGGTAGGAGAGTTTGAGTGAGAAATGTGGGATCTGGGTTTCTGGAcaccttttttcttcctttgttttcCCAACAACTGAACGGCGTGGTAGGGTTTGAGGTGATCTTGGTCGATGATCTGTAGGGAGTCTCTGAGAGGAATCTTGTTGGTTTGAACTGACATCGAAGCGAGTGCTTCGCATGACCGGATCTTTTTTCTCTCTGCGTCTGATTTCTGAGAAGGACCCATTAATTGGATTTTGTACGCCTCTCCGATCTGTTTCTAGCATCCAGaatagtttttggttttactttattatcatttttcagaGCTTGATTTTGTCGATTTAGCTGAATTCCCCTTTAGATCAAAGTAATCAGCTCTTCTATTGGTTTAGATGGGTTAAAATTTGGGTTCCTCGAACAGTTGTggtttaatttgtatttttgaaCACGGTTTTCCCTTGGATCAAGCTTAATTGGTAGCTGCCTCGGTTTTTACTAGAATTTCGAGTGCTTTTGCTTATTGTTTTGAACTTTTGGGTAGATAGTCATTGTGTTTTGGCAAGATTGTTTAATGAGCTTAGTGATTCGATCCGCTTCTTTATctgttttatgtaattttttcctACCTGTATTTTTGCAGACTCCATTTCTAGTAGTCTAAGCTGATAATATGCTCATGAAGTATCGAgttacttcttttcttttctttcccagCCTTCGGTGCTGGTGTTGCCGATGACACGTGCTAATTTGAAAGTCTTATTTTCCTTAAAATACTCAAGCCTCATCGTGGTGTGTTTCGCAGGAAATATCTGGTGCTGTTGTTGACGGAAATGATCCGACGGGGCACATCATTTCCACTACGATTGGAGGAAAAAATGGAGAGCCTAAGCAAGTACGCATTCTCGCAAATACCTTTTTTGTTGCTCTCCTTTTCATATCCATTATTACAAATGTGGATgttagttataaaaaataaattattgcaACAGTATTGAACAATTTTGGAGATTTAGACATAAAACTAATGAAGTTAATGCCTTTGGTGAATTCTCATTGCAGACAATTAGTTACATGGCAGAGCGTGTTGTGGGGACTGGCTCATTTGGAATTGTTTTCCAGGTATGCTAATGTAGCATTTgaagctctctctcttcctcccaAACATGTTATTTTCCTGATATTTCTGTCTTCTTAGGCAAAATGCTTGGAAACTGGTGAGACTGTGGCTATAAAGAAGGTTTTGCAGGACAGAAGATATAAGAATCGTGAACTGCAGTTAATGCGTGTGATGGATCATCCAAATGTGATTTCTTTGAAGCATTGTTTCTTTTCGACAACTAGTAAGAATGAACTTTTTCTGAACCTTGTTATGGAATATGTCCCGGAGACCATGTATCGGGTATTGAAGCATTACAGCAGCGCAAATCAGAGAATGCCACTCATCTTTGTGAAACTTTACTTGTACCAGGTATATATAATGGTTTCTTATGATGTTGTCTTAATCACATTCTTCCTGGTATTAACTGGGGTGCTTCCAGATTTTCAGGGGGCTGGCTTATATACATACGGTTCCTGGAGTTTGCCATAGGGATTTGAAGCCTCAAAATCTTTTGGTATGCTCTCCTCTTATTTTAAATGGAAACAAAATTTAGGGACGTTTGGACatagagatgagatgtgaaattcttaaaattctcagaacttctcataatttcatttccaaacatcactcaaacaaaaaacacttttcaatttcaaatattcaacttttttcgtCTAATCATCACttaatcattatccaaacacaaaaaccaataaaacttttacaaacttcgaaacaaaacacaaaaattaatacaactttttcaaatttcaaaacaaagtaatattaaaaaattatattcaaataattttttttactttataatatttatattcatctttttctctcttttccaaaatctaagaaaacatcttaactcaaaatatttcattactattcacaaaattttgagatacttCAAGTGTCCAAACGAACTCTAATTAGACTGTTGctagaaaaaaaatcaacaaaaatatttcttaaatgttgcctttttaaaatagaataataaaaatataatgatggGACTGGTTTTACTAACTATTCATGACTGGCTACAGGTTGATCCTCTCACTCACCAGGTTAAGCTTTGCGATTTTGGAAGTGCAAAAATGCTAGTACGTTGACCTCTCATTTGCAAAGTTTCACATGTTTCCTCTGGTTcccatgcattttaattttccTGCTGACCAATGATTTATATTCTAGGAATCCAGGTGTCTAGGATTTCAACTGGATGCTAACTTATCATTCTCATAAAAAGCTACAACATTCTTGTCATTTGTCTGTTTTTTGattgatttgtaaaattatgGCCTATTATGCTATAATGTGTTTGTTCATTTCAACTTTATTTGCAGTGACTACAGTTTAGGTTATGGCTTAGATATTGTTGAGAGTAGTGTTACTACTAAGTGATATATTCTGTTGTCTCTAATTCAGTTTATGTCAGATTGCATGGTTTACTTGTGGAAAATTttctactaatatatatatttattttgcacTACAATGTACCATTTACATGGCAGCCAGAGTAGGTTGACAGTGCTTTATATTAACAATGTCatcttttgatttatttttggttgatCTTTGGAAAGGGAGGTTTATCAGCCATGGAAAAAGATTCATTTTTATTTCCCCTCAGGTTGTCTCTTTTCTTGGTCAAGAGAAGGGAGGAGGCGACTATGTTTAAGGGTGCAAGTGGAGTTTTGTCTTTAAGCTTCATGCTTAGCTTACTTTTGGTTGTTTGTTCACAGAAGACATTGATCTGTGATTGCTTATAATGTTATGTTAGAGAATAGAGTCGTTCGACTTGCAAGCCTGGTGTGTCAACACACCACTTGTTGTAGTACCTcaattagttataaaaaattcaaaccctATTTATTAGTTGGCGTAGCTTTTTTCTATATCCTCCACATCACTGGTGTGTCTTAGTGTGTCAAAATATGATCTTGCAAATAGAGTTTTTCTAGAGAATATGCCATTTTTTATTCGGTCTATTCTCGAAGGTAATGTTTCTGTCATTCACCCCAAATTTGCCTGTGATTAGGTGAAAGGCGAAGCTAACATATCATACATATGTTCACGATTCTACCGAGCTCCCGAACTTATATTTGGTGCCACAGAATATACCACCTCAATTGATATATGGTCAGCTGGTTGCGTCCTTGCAGAGCTTCTTCTGGGGCAGGTtagcttcttcttcctcttttcttcttaaaaaatttaatttaactttCCAGCAGTCTTAGTCTTTGCAAGGTTGgttttttccctttcaattgAGGGTAGGTCTTCCCTgacttattttgttatttttgtagcCACTTTTCCCTGGAGAAAATGCAGTCGACCAGCTAGTAGAAATTATCAAGGTTCGGTTTTATTACCTATGCTTTTATGCATGCAATTCTTGAGATCAATTCTTGAGATCAAGTGTCAACTTCTTATGTTTTATCATACAGGTTCTTGGTACACCAACTCGTGAAGAAATTCGATGTATGAATCCGAATTATACTGATTTTAGGTTTCCGCAGATAAAAGCACATCCTTGGCACAAGGTTTGCACTTTATTTCCTtccaattaataaaatttcatcAGATTAAGTTGATATGTAGAGGCATCATCTGCCATTTTCATTTGAGTTTTTTGGCAATTATATGCCATTCTTGTTTAGGTATACTTCTGAGGTTTGTTTACCTAAAGCTCTTAGATGATGCAAAAATTAACTTAATTAGTCTACTACCAgttatgtttttccttcttcaatATAACACATCGGAGTAAATTACAGCTAACTTTTAAACTTCTGGATTTAGGTTTTCCATAAAAGGATGCCTCCAGAAGCAATTGATCTGGCTTCACGACTGCTGCAATACTCGCCCAGTCTTCGCTGCACAGCAGTGAGTTCATTTCTGCCATTACTTAAATTCCAATAGATTATTCGGTGTCTGAgttcattattttattgtattatggAAATGTGTGTTATGTTCAAGTGTATGGACTTGGCTTTAGATGTGTGCTTGTGTGGCGGTGTGTGTGATTGATCTCCTTTTTGACTTAGAGCTGCTTGTTATCACAGCTAGAAGCATGTGCACACCCTTTCTTTGATGAACTTCGAGAACCCAATGCTCGCCTACCAAATGGTCGCCCATTGCCACCGCTTTTCAACTTTAAACAGGAAGTATGAATATACTTTTTTGCCTATTTTTGTGGAATATGCTTGTCCATTAGTGGTTGGATTCAAAATGTATAAAGCATTAATATATGTTTATTCTTGCATGTCACAtctaagagagagaaaattgttTTATGTGCCTGTTAGTATGTGTGACATTTTTTTCTACATGTTGTAGACATTATTTATAGGTGGTAGGAACATGCACGTTGACTTATTGGATGATTGGGATGTTCAGCAACTATTCAGTTTGATATGTTTAATTTGCAACAAATTGTTTTCCTGATATCTCTATTGGTGATTACAGTTGTCAGGAGCTTCTCCAGAGCTTGTGAATAGGTTGATACCAGAGCATGTGAAACGCCAAATGGGTCTTGATTTTTTGCATCTAGCCGGCACATAAGTGAGGAAAGTTATATGGGAATGTTTTATCTTCCACTTAATGTGTGATACAAGGAGGTACTATCTTTGTGTTGGTATCACCATGCATTGAGGCCTGAACCAGTATATCATTTCTTGCTCTTGCCCTACCAAGTCGCGTAGATACACAAGTGTCTGGATAACTGCACTTGATGAGTTCGTTTCAACGATTTTGTCGCCATCCCTCCCACGACCTACTCTTTCCAAACCTCCTTTCCATTTTGTTTCTGTACATGTTTGATAGTTCAGATAGCTGGAGATGGTGATCAGAAAGCTTCTAGCAGAGGAAAAGCTAGGGGAAAGTGTATCTATTTAGCTAGGAAGAAAGCCCCTAATAGAGTGGCTGAACAAAAGGGTGGGGGCGGTCTTGCTGTTGGTTGTTGgatattggttttatttgcaTGTTGCTTCCGTTAGGTCTTTgctggatttttttttggttgaattaTATTTGCAGGCTACAGATGCTACCTACTGTTTGTACGAATTAAAAATGCTATTTTTCTGTGTGCAATATTGCTTTTGCTTGTTCCATGCGTTGATTCCTTTCCTGTGTTCCATTTCGCTGAAGGATTAATTTGTTTAAGTGATTATTACATAAATGTTTTCAGATTGTCCCCATTTGAAAATTGGTATCCATCAAGGTTTCTAAGAGACAACATGAGTTTGGAAATTCATTAAATACATAATGTTTGATTttgtctattattttttaaacaaaatgaatccaatcaaattttaagaAGGATGGAAATCAAACTCGGACAACATCTGCGTggcaaaggaaaattctatgaAGTTAGGCATTGGAGTATTCTACACTGTTTACGtgttattgaaaaataaattttataaataaaattatattgtttAAGACTTTAAGTTATGcagataatatataaattgcttaaaaatagaataatttattttatattatttttttaattttaaaaagaaaaataatataaaacctCGACAGAAACCAAACttcatctactttttgacttttttaaaGTTCGAGGAATAGGATATCATATGAAATGGATTACCTTCCATTATTTTAGAACTGGCCAGTGGAGGAAAAGACGTGGAAAGATAAAATAGCAAAGAACAAGCGAAAACGACGTCGTGATTGCAGAACCGTGCTTGCGCGCCCTAATCCAAAATAACAGCAACGTATACAAAAGCTTGGCGCCAATGACGAACATTGAAGATTCCCAGAATCGAGCGGCGCCACGTTACAGCTGGTTCCTTCCCTAGTCAAAGTCAAAGAATCCAACGGTTCAAACATTCCCACGCACATCTCCACCAGAAACGAACCGTACAACCCAACTACACAAAATCAACCGCCTTTTAAACTGAAAAAAACAGCCGACAACCCCTGTCCACTTCCCAAAACTCGAGCTCCTCCCCACTAGACAATTACGATCCCTTCGATTGAAAAAACAATTGTTAAATTTGTTAGCTTCCCCACGCAAGCGAGATTCCAGAAAGGGTTCCTCCATTTGAAAGGACGGACTTTTGGATCATAGTATCATACTGTCAGTCTGAAGACTCTGGAAAAGCCAGTACTAAGATATCAGGAACGTTTTTCAGAACTCTTCTGGTTCTTGCGTTTCTTTAACTTTAGCAGTTTGTCTCCATGGAATGTGTAAGGCTGGGTTTTGggtatttctttcttcttaactTCTTTTGGATGCCAATGATTGCGGCTGATACCGACAATCTTCTTTCACCCAAGGGTGTTAACTATGAGGGTATGTCCCACGCGGGTCTTCAAGAAACAAACACATGCGACCCTTGCAGttgcttttttcttctcttgatatttgtgcattgatatcttttctttttatctgtGTTGTTTGTGCTGAATCTGTCATTTTTGGATGAAGCAGTGGCTGCTCTGATGGCGGTGAAGAATAAGATCAAGGACGAGTTGCATGTGATGGATGGGTGGGATATTAACTCTGTTGATCCTTGCACGTGGAACAGGATCTCTTGCTCTGCCGAAGGTTTCGTTGTTTCCCTGTGAGTGTCCCCCATTCTGCCATCACATTATTGCTTCCGTTTAGTCACCGAGAAAATTTCAAATAAGAAAATGTGGTGTGTTTTTACGTCAtgcctttccttcttttctctccCATAATTTGAACCTTTGACCTTGGCTACATAAAGGCGCATACTTTACCACCATAGTTACAAAGAAGGcttgttatatataagtataccCTGGTTTTGACATTTGGGAACTGAACTGAAGAATTGGAAACGGCTGTTTATCTTATTGTTTTTACCCCCTTGGGGCTTTCTTGGCAGCTTAAGAGTGGGTAT
This genomic interval from Carya illinoinensis cultivar Pawnee chromosome 10, C.illinoinensisPawnee_v1, whole genome shotgun sequence contains the following:
- the LOC122279274 gene encoding shaggy-related protein kinase eta encodes the protein MADDKEISGAVVDGNDPTGHIISTTIGGKNGEPKQTISYMAERVVGTGSFGIVFQAKCLETGETVAIKKVLQDRRYKNRELQLMRVMDHPNVISLKHCFFSTTSKNELFLNLVMEYVPETMYRVLKHYSSANQRMPLIFVKLYLYQIFRGLAYIHTVPGVCHRDLKPQNLLVDPLTHQVKLCDFGSAKMLVKGEANISYICSRFYRAPELIFGATEYTTSIDIWSAGCVLAELLLGQPLFPGENAVDQLVEIIKVLGTPTREEIRCMNPNYTDFRFPQIKAHPWHKVFHKRMPPEAIDLASRLLQYSPSLRCTALEACAHPFFDELREPNARLPNGRPLPPLFNFKQELSGASPELVNRLIPEHVKRQMGLDFLHLAGT